One window from the genome of Streptomyces cadmiisoli encodes:
- a CDS encoding phage portal protein, producing the protein MGLGNLFERRSAINVGDTPTWEDPAFWASKGKFTFSGKRVSNQDALTFPAVLYCVSLIADSVAALPVDTYIAGKQNKQVNNPKWLDQPNPFMTRFDFWHRIMTSLLMDGNAFIYTQRDDSGSVVALYPLDPRVVHIEPVNDGREVKFIVNGEPFDRSVILWIPAFTVPGQARGLSPLENARQAVGLGLTAEEFGARFFGQGTAMTGIIQHPGNPSRDQALMLREMFRKQHSGINNSHSLGILTGGATWQNITITPEQSQFLDTRRFQKTEIALIYRVPANQVDPTVTSSWGSGVEEQNRWFIDQTLSPWLIRIEQSISTYLLPGNRYIKFNLDARLRAKTSERYQAYATGIQYGFINADRIAELEDWEPLPDGLGETYYRPANLTPVTEETVKPVPVPAPLVPDANANDPNSNSGNDDPNNGKGVDGNQGPGNAND; encoded by the coding sequence ATGGGCCTAGGTAATCTGTTTGAGCGCCGTAGCGCTATCAACGTTGGCGATACGCCAACATGGGAGGATCCGGCCTTTTGGGCATCTAAGGGCAAGTTTACTTTTTCAGGTAAGCGTGTCAGTAATCAGGATGCCCTAACGTTTCCGGCCGTTCTCTATTGTGTTTCCCTTATCGCGGATTCGGTGGCGGCCCTACCGGTTGATACCTACATTGCGGGTAAGCAAAACAAGCAAGTGAATAATCCTAAGTGGCTGGATCAGCCGAACCCTTTTATGACGCGGTTTGATTTCTGGCATCGGATTATGACAAGTCTGTTGATGGACGGTAATGCGTTCATCTATACCCAGCGGGATGACTCCGGTTCGGTCGTTGCCCTCTATCCGCTTGACCCTAGGGTTGTTCACATTGAGCCGGTTAATGATGGTCGGGAAGTCAAGTTCATTGTTAACGGTGAGCCTTTCGACCGCAGTGTAATCCTGTGGATTCCAGCGTTTACGGTTCCGGGCCAGGCAAGGGGCCTTAGCCCCTTGGAGAATGCACGGCAGGCTGTAGGTTTGGGCCTAACGGCCGAAGAGTTCGGGGCCCGTTTCTTCGGGCAGGGTACGGCTATGACTGGAATTATCCAGCATCCGGGTAACCCTTCCCGTGATCAGGCTCTCATGCTGCGGGAAATGTTTCGTAAGCAGCATTCCGGTATCAATAATTCTCACAGTCTGGGAATTCTTACCGGTGGCGCTACGTGGCAGAACATCACTATCACTCCGGAACAGTCACAGTTTTTGGATACGCGCCGTTTCCAGAAAACGGAAATTGCGCTGATTTACCGGGTACCGGCTAACCAGGTTGATCCCACGGTTACTAGTTCGTGGGGATCCGGTGTTGAGGAGCAGAACCGATGGTTTATTGACCAGACACTTAGCCCATGGCTTATCCGGATCGAGCAGTCTATTTCTACGTACCTCCTCCCCGGTAACCGCTATATCAAGTTCAATCTTGATGCGCGGTTGCGCGCTAAGACGAGCGAACGCTATCAGGCCTATGCGACGGGTATTCAGTACGGCTTTATCAATGCGGACCGCATTGCAGAGCTGGAGGACTGGGAACCGTTGCCGGACGGTTTGGGAGAAACGTATTACCGCCCGGCGAACCTGACTCCGGTCACGGAGGAAACGGTAAAGCCTGTCCCTGTCCCGGCCCCCTTGGTGCCGGACGCTAACGCTAACGACCCGAATTCTAATTCGGGCAATGATGACCCGAATAATGGAAAGGGGGTTGACGGAAATCAAGGACCAGGAAACGCGAACGACTAA
- a CDS encoding terminase large subunit, whose product MAYPLAPHGPTNPDPHWWRYDPKRADRSIAFVEKLLVHTKGRTARHPFILSDWQKDGIFKPLFGTVRYDDQFQEWTRQYRMAWIELGRKNGKSEIASAIALLGLVGDDEESAEVYSVAADRDQAALVFNTAKRMVELSPILSKRLEIVDSRKRIIDRKTNSIYAVLPGDAAGALGTNPSLVLMDEVLTQRDRHLFDAMRQGFGTRKQPLMVCITTAAYTSARFALEEHEFSERVEKDQSLDPSRFVYLRNLPKDADWAIEGSPGDPAKGIKPTGWYWANPALGDFLNINTLRDEFRDAKEKPSAENAFRVFRLNQWVAQATRWIGMDAWRATAGDPVDRERLKGRPCFAGLDLASTADFTAWVLLFPGSMDDPSAPGFTVLPRFWVPRASIERRPEMRDEFDAWERQGYLTVTDGETVDYERIYADINKDAEEFNIRHLGYDPWNSLQIVQRLEDGGLSVVKVPQSATRLNEPCKMLESQIAERTLRHGDNPVLSWMANNVELEFKADGLMKPKRAKDAEKIDGIAATLNALAVSLVPNELEPDVEFISFNGEDSAPKASDGPDGLDDFLAQWRGIGKDEEW is encoded by the coding sequence TTGGCTTACCCACTGGCCCCGCACGGCCCGACTAACCCTGATCCTCATTGGTGGCGGTATGACCCTAAGCGTGCCGATCGTTCGATAGCGTTCGTTGAAAAGCTTCTAGTTCACACTAAGGGCCGCACGGCCCGGCACCCGTTCATTCTGTCCGACTGGCAAAAGGACGGAATCTTTAAGCCTCTGTTCGGAACGGTTCGTTACGATGATCAGTTTCAGGAGTGGACGCGTCAATACCGCATGGCCTGGATTGAGCTAGGCCGCAAGAACGGTAAGAGTGAGATAGCTTCCGCTATCGCCCTCCTAGGTTTGGTTGGCGACGACGAAGAGTCAGCAGAGGTTTACTCCGTTGCTGCGGACCGCGACCAGGCTGCACTAGTTTTCAATACGGCTAAACGAATGGTCGAGCTATCTCCCATTCTGTCTAAGCGGCTAGAGATTGTGGACAGCCGTAAGCGCATTATTGACCGGAAGACTAACAGCATTTATGCAGTTCTTCCCGGTGACGCTGCGGGCGCACTGGGCACTAACCCTTCCCTAGTCCTCATGGATGAGGTTCTGACCCAGCGGGACAGGCACCTATTCGACGCCATGAGGCAGGGTTTCGGTACCCGTAAACAGCCGCTCATGGTGTGCATTACTACAGCCGCTTATACGTCTGCGCGTTTCGCGCTGGAAGAACACGAGTTTAGCGAACGGGTTGAAAAGGATCAGTCGCTTGACCCTTCCCGGTTTGTCTATCTCCGCAACCTTCCAAAGGATGCGGATTGGGCTATTGAGGGATCCCCCGGGGATCCCGCTAAGGGCATTAAGCCAACGGGATGGTATTGGGCTAACCCCGCATTGGGTGACTTCCTGAACATCAATACCCTTAGGGATGAGTTCCGGGACGCTAAGGAAAAGCCCTCCGCTGAAAACGCGTTCCGCGTGTTCCGTCTTAACCAGTGGGTCGCTCAGGCGACACGCTGGATTGGTATGGACGCGTGGAGGGCTACAGCGGGTGATCCGGTAGACCGTGAACGGCTTAAGGGCCGCCCGTGCTTTGCAGGCCTGGACCTAGCGTCTACGGCTGACTTTACCGCATGGGTTTTGCTTTTCCCCGGTTCGATGGATGACCCTTCGGCACCTGGGTTTACTGTCCTCCCCCGTTTCTGGGTTCCGCGCGCAAGTATTGAGCGGCGGCCCGAAATGCGGGATGAGTTTGACGCTTGGGAGCGTCAAGGCTATTTGACTGTAACCGACGGAGAGACTGTCGATTACGAACGTATCTATGCCGACATTAACAAGGATGCCGAAGAGTTCAACATTAGGCACCTGGGTTATGACCCATGGAATTCACTTCAGATTGTGCAACGTCTGGAAGATGGTGGCCTTTCTGTTGTGAAGGTTCCGCAGTCTGCTACACGGCTTAATGAGCCGTGCAAAATGCTTGAGTCCCAAATCGCCGAAAGGACGCTACGGCACGGGGATAATCCCGTGTTGTCTTGGATGGCAAACAACGTGGAACTTGAGTTTAAGGCTGACGGCCTTATGAAACCGAAGCGCGCTAAGGACGCCGAAAAAATCGACGGCATCGCGGCAACGCTTAACGCGTTGGCGGTTTCACTTGTGCCTAATGAACTAGAACCTGATGTGGAATTTATTTCCTTTAACGGTGAAGATTCCGCCCCAAAGGCTAGTGATGGGCCGGATGGACTTGACGACTTTCTCGCACAGTGGCGGGGTATTGGAAAGGATGAGGAATGGTAA
- a CDS encoding DUF6011 domain-containing protein, whose amino-acid sequence MFGFPPGGSFAAKIIKRLESYPARAGYTVSAPVIPVAVPAPKAPEARTYTATAPAIQARGMYRLNGEIYKVVDNPRTGRFAAHKLDMETRKYTYAKGIIYKLTEAHRLDTSTIAAHGLDQLWCLCCGRALDRKDSQERGIGPICADKYGF is encoded by the coding sequence ATGTTCGGTTTCCCCCCCGGGGGAAGCTTCGCCGCTAAGATCATTAAGCGGCTGGAAAGCTACCCGGCACGAGCCGGTTACACGGTTTCGGCCCCGGTTATCCCGGTTGCCGTACCGGCCCCTAAGGCACCTGAGGCCCGCACCTACACGGCAACGGCCCCCGCCATTCAGGCCCGGGGGATGTACCGCCTTAACGGCGAGATTTACAAGGTGGTCGACAACCCGCGCACCGGCCGGTTTGCGGCCCACAAGCTGGACATGGAAACCCGTAAGTACACGTACGCTAAGGGCATCATCTACAAGCTGACTGAGGCTCACCGGCTGGACACGAGCACAATCGCGGCTCACGGCCTGGACCAACTGTGGTGCCTTTGCTGCGGTCGGGCCCTTGACCGTAAGGACTCCCAGGAACGGGGCATTGGCCCCATCTGCGCCGATAAATACGGCTTCTAA
- a CDS encoding phage terminase small subunit P27 family gives MPILEKMGVITMADRNAVAAYCQSYSMYVKAVEDVNRNGFTVEGHRGVTSKNPAVQVQRDSLDQMNRWGAKLGLSPVDRVRLSVAPTDDGDAPDADVLRLLSGGA, from the coding sequence ATGCCTATCCTTGAAAAGATGGGTGTAATCACTATGGCAGACCGTAACGCGGTTGCGGCTTACTGCCAGTCTTACTCAATGTACGTTAAGGCCGTGGAGGACGTTAACCGGAACGGCTTTACCGTGGAGGGGCACCGTGGGGTTACGTCTAAGAATCCTGCCGTTCAGGTCCAGCGTGATTCGCTGGATCAGATGAACCGTTGGGGTGCCAAGCTGGGGTTGTCTCCCGTTGACCGTGTGCGCCTGTCTGTGGCCCCTACGGATGACGGGGACGCACCGGATGCAGATGTCCTCCGGCTGCTGTCTGGCGGGGCCTAG